Proteins from one Desulfonema limicola genomic window:
- a CDS encoding DUF262 domain-containing protein, which produces MNEQGQVEPQVYSFDEFFTEKAVFPVCIDSYQRPYVWDTDDVQELINDLSEYLAQSNGLAYYMGNVLLHQNNVEKKLFIIDGQQRLTTLSILYYVLNEKLIDSNKMAMEYHSPLSAQNIKQTQKLFERKKDKWKEQSTFLFSNIQFTFITTLSEDLAFTFFDTQNNRGVKLNPTDFLKAYHLRAIGNADHRDIQEDCARRWEKIQNKSTLFGQHKDFTAELFHQFLWRSRNWRGQQRVIYREDDDDMLTEFQKKSINSNSADTINLYPNPNNTLAKSLQLKVNQGYTLHTVNIEASNNSVHLPFTLRQPISKGLGFFLFSAKYADLVHMLLFDEDIKKPDIKAFRALYKDVWTKISLYLKELFVLASVMYYDKFDSEKLLEFTLWLDHVLGAVRIEKQSIYKEAITKFLKETDNNLLDIISQAFRPEEVILFIKSLTYYNEIYEKEEVIAGNGVQGVYKQNVLEYYKQTDFREKMDWINDDFIQRKLK; this is translated from the coding sequence ATGAACGAACAAGGACAAGTAGAACCTCAAGTTTATAGTTTTGATGAGTTTTTTACAGAGAAGGCTGTTTTTCCAGTATGTATTGACAGTTACCAACGTCCTTATGTGTGGGATACAGACGATGTTCAGGAGTTGATAAATGATTTGTCTGAATATTTGGCTCAATCCAATGGATTAGCATATTACATGGGTAATGTTTTATTGCATCAAAATAATGTTGAAAAAAAATTATTCATTATTGATGGACAGCAACGACTTACTACATTGAGTATACTTTATTATGTTCTTAATGAAAAACTTATTGATAGTAATAAAATGGCTATGGAATATCATTCACCCCTTTCAGCCCAAAATATTAAACAAACACAAAAACTATTTGAAAGAAAAAAAGATAAATGGAAAGAACAATCAACATTTTTATTTTCAAACATTCAATTTACATTTATCACAACACTTTCAGAAGACTTAGCATTTACTTTTTTTGATACTCAAAATAATCGTGGGGTTAAACTTAATCCAACTGATTTTTTGAAAGCTTATCATTTAAGAGCAATAGGCAATGCTGACCATAGAGATATTCAAGAGGATTGTGCGAGACGATGGGAAAAAATACAAAACAAAAGTACTTTATTTGGACAGCATAAAGATTTTACAGCTGAATTGTTTCATCAATTTCTTTGGCGTTCCCGTAATTGGCGTGGCCAACAGCGGGTTATATATAGAGAAGATGATGATGATATGTTAACAGAATTTCAAAAAAAGTCCATTAATAGTAATAGCGCTGATACCATAAATTTGTATCCAAACCCCAACAATACCTTAGCAAAAAGCCTTCAACTCAAAGTAAACCAGGGATACACACTGCATACAGTCAATATTGAAGCAAGCAACAATAGTGTTCACTTGCCCTTTACTCTTAGGCAACCAATAAGTAAAGGGTTAGGCTTTTTTCTCTTTTCCGCAAAATATGCTGATTTGGTGCATATGCTGTTATTTGATGAAGATATAAAAAAGCCTGATATAAAAGCTTTCAGAGCATTATATAAAGACGTATGGACTAAAATTTCACTTTACCTGAAAGAGCTATTTGTTCTTGCGTCAGTGATGTACTACGATAAATTTGATAGCGAAAAATTATTGGAATTTACGCTTTGGCTCGACCATGTTTTAGGTGCTGTGCGTATAGAAAAACAATCCATTTATAAAGAAGCGATTACAAAATTTTTAAAAGAAACAGATAATAATTTGTTGGATATAATCAGTCAGGCATTTCGACCAGAAGAAGTTATCCTTTTTATAAAAAGTTTAACCTATTATAATGAAATATACGAAAAAGAAGAGGTAATTGCAGGTAATGGTGTTCAAGGTGTTTACAAACAAAATGTTCTTGAATACTACAAACAAACTGATTTTCGGGAAAAAATGGATTGGATTAATGACGATTTCATACAAAGGAAATTAAAATGA
- a CDS encoding P-loop NTPase fold protein produces the protein MTDIKTNRDKLKENVLELLSNKYFNGIGIVIKGQWGSGKSYFWKNEIANVNKDGKDKEKTFANISLFKVGTVSEIQREIILQLSKSTKFIDSIKKYTGNFQGIIKSGSKIFGLDFSALPFDALLSLFEKKDFKNITICFDDFERMPEKLSLKEVLGYISYLKEDKECNVVMILNEDYLSKLENDSNDAKNYSNNTNAKIWMEYKEKVVDFEFEFSPSHDENLSNIMKTFEENKAIKMLNKSQLLPFIEEYKCKNMRIMRRAILSIIRFEFVVAMEIEQELKINIFLNILNESLKLLCNENPIVFGYDMTGFTILPTPINHHIKMCITEGKLDTQLFIETIKEHNERYRQSDSIINIYQEFTRYAVDNVEQFIERLKTLFQQDYITPPDMAEIIWLLSEYDPTNDLSDYYNKFENKLHTSINKMIENNKGFFSIHLENFRGKCKSNEKLLQILEKTVTEENENHITKTKESKDSIIKLLKKIIAEHSFNEIDKEILQSITPNEWKKLLLDKELEIAELKSIYNISSSTQENIDMMLKELVQGNKFMKFKFKLKGFNFDEEV, from the coding sequence ATGACTGATATTAAGACAAATCGAGATAAATTAAAAGAAAATGTTTTGGAACTCCTTTCAAATAAATATTTTAATGGTATAGGTATAGTAATTAAGGGCCAGTGGGGTTCAGGTAAAAGTTATTTCTGGAAAAATGAAATTGCCAATGTAAATAAAGATGGAAAAGATAAGGAGAAAACATTTGCGAATATTTCTCTTTTTAAAGTAGGAACAGTTTCAGAAATTCAAAGAGAAATTATTCTACAATTGTCAAAATCAACTAAATTTATAGATTCTATAAAGAAATACACAGGAAATTTTCAAGGAATTATTAAATCTGGTTCAAAAATCTTTGGGTTAGACTTTTCCGCATTACCTTTCGATGCATTACTAAGTTTATTTGAAAAAAAAGACTTTAAGAATATAACGATTTGCTTCGACGATTTTGAAAGAATGCCAGAAAAATTGTCACTAAAAGAGGTTCTTGGTTATATTTCGTATTTAAAAGAAGATAAAGAATGCAATGTCGTTATGATTTTGAATGAAGATTATTTGAGTAAATTAGAAAATGATAGTAATGATGCGAAAAATTATAGCAATAATACTAACGCAAAAATTTGGATGGAGTATAAAGAAAAAGTTGTTGATTTTGAATTTGAATTTTCTCCTAGCCATGATGAAAATTTAAGTAATATTATGAAAACTTTTGAAGAAAACAAAGCAATAAAAATGCTTAACAAATCTCAATTACTTCCATTTATCGAAGAATATAAATGTAAAAATATGCGTATAATGAGACGAGCTATATTAAGTATTATTAGATTTGAATTTGTTGTAGCAATGGAAATAGAGCAAGAGTTAAAAATTAATATTTTTCTAAATATCCTGAACGAATCACTCAAGCTTTTATGTAACGAAAATCCAATAGTATTCGGATACGATATGACAGGATTTACCATTTTACCTACTCCAATTAATCATCATATCAAAATGTGTATAACAGAGGGTAAGTTAGATACACAGCTTTTTATTGAAACAATAAAAGAACATAATGAAAGATATAGACAATCCGATAGTATTATAAATATTTACCAGGAGTTTACGCGATACGCTGTTGACAATGTAGAACAATTTATTGAAAGATTAAAAACTTTATTTCAACAAGATTATATTACTCCGCCAGATATGGCTGAAATAATATGGCTACTAAGTGAATATGACCCTACAAACGATTTAAGTGATTATTATAATAAATTTGAAAACAAATTGCATACTTCAATAAATAAAATGATAGAAAACAATAAAGGTTTTTTTAGCATCCATTTAGAAAACTTTAGAGGTAAATGTAAATCAAATGAGAAATTACTACAAATTTTAGAAAAAACTGTAACAGAAGAAAATGAAAACCATATTACAAAAACTAAAGAATCAAAAGATAGTATTATAAAACTATTAAAAAAAATAATTGCTGAACACAGTTTTAATGAGATTGACAAAGAAATACTTCAATCTATTACACCAAATGAGTGGAAAAAATTACTTCTTGATAAAGAATTAGAGATAGCTGAACTTAAGTCAATATATAACATATCTTCTTCGACACAGGAAAATATTGATATGATGCTAAAAGAGTTAGTTCAAGGGAATAAATTTATGAAGTTTAAATTTAAATTAAAAGGTTTTAACTTTGATGAAGAAGTTTAA
- a CDS encoding antirestriction protein, translating into MNDKVKSTLNSILDKFENGDIPEVVSYAMFPIADIPSANWSLLNRTLMFISGTADGRGFKQWKKTERYVKKGSKAFYILVPYIKKTEDNGQEQEKLIGFITRPVFRMEDTDGKELEYHTVKLPELPFMERAMEWGISVKAIPGNYRYYGYYAPSMKVIALATHEEKTFFHELAHVAHEKIKGGLRCGQNPLEEIVAELSAQTLCRIAGKQDKDTLGNSYRYIKNYADKLNISPYKACLRVMSDTEKVLNLILKGDEVPFKKVA; encoded by the coding sequence ATGAACGATAAAGTTAAATCTACCCTTAACAGTATATTGGATAAGTTTGAAAACGGGGACATTCCCGAAGTAGTTTCTTATGCTATGTTCCCAATAGCGGATATACCAAGTGCGAATTGGTCGCTTCTAAATAGAACACTGATGTTTATATCCGGCACTGCTGACGGCAGAGGATTTAAGCAATGGAAGAAAACAGAAAGATATGTAAAAAAAGGTTCCAAAGCTTTTTATATTCTTGTGCCCTATATCAAAAAGACAGAGGATAATGGGCAGGAGCAAGAAAAGCTTATCGGATTTATTACACGCCCTGTCTTTCGTATGGAAGACACTGATGGTAAAGAACTTGAATATCATACCGTAAAACTGCCTGAGTTGCCGTTTATGGAACGTGCTATGGAATGGGGTATATCGGTTAAGGCAATACCAGGGAACTACCGTTATTACGGCTATTACGCACCTTCCATGAAAGTTATCGCACTGGCAACTCATGAAGAGAAAACATTCTTCCACGAATTAGCTCACGTTGCCCATGAAAAAATAAAAGGTGGATTGAGATGCGGTCAAAATCCTTTGGAGGAAATAGTGGCTGAATTATCAGCGCAGACGCTTTGCAGGATAGCCGGAAAACAGGATAAAGATACACTTGGTAATTCCTACCGGTACATCAAAAACTATGCTGATAAACTTAATATCAGCCCGTATAAAGCGTGTCTGAGAGTGATGTCTGACACAGAGAAAGTGTTAAATCTTATTCTCAAAGGCGATGAAGTGCCGTTTAAGAAAGTTGCATAG
- a CDS encoding M48 family metallopeptidase translates to MHQIEVSNIIIDIVRKDIKNMHLAVYPPDGRVRIAVPLRINDEAVRLFAITKLSWIKKQKRKFEEQERETKRDYIARESHFLFGHRYLLNVTEHNSAPKIEIKNKAKIDLYIRPDTSTEKRQNIMKEWYRSAIKEQIPPILEKYERKTGIKSNSWAVKQMKTRWGSCNIEDRRIWINLELAKKPVVCLEYIILHELIHLIERHHNDNFQALMKKYMPQWEFYKEELNRLPVSHGDWEY, encoded by the coding sequence ATGCACCAGATAGAAGTAAGCAATATAATCATTGATATTGTCCGCAAGGATATAAAGAATATGCACCTTGCAGTTTACCCGCCTGACGGCAGGGTCAGGATTGCCGTACCTCTGCGTATTAATGACGAAGCTGTGCGTCTGTTTGCCATTACAAAATTATCCTGGATAAAAAAACAGAAACGAAAATTTGAAGAACAGGAAAGGGAAACAAAAAGGGATTACATAGCCCGTGAAAGCCATTTCCTTTTTGGTCATCGCTATTTATTGAATGTCACTGAGCATAACTCAGCTCCGAAAATTGAAATAAAAAATAAAGCCAAAATTGATTTATACATAAGACCTGATACCTCAACAGAAAAAAGACAAAATATAATGAAAGAGTGGTACAGGTCAGCAATAAAAGAACAAATTCCCCCAATCCTGGAAAAATACGAGCGAAAAACAGGCATAAAATCAAATTCCTGGGCAGTAAAACAAATGAAAACCAGATGGGGTTCCTGCAATATTGAAGACAGACGCATCTGGATAAACCTGGAACTGGCAAAAAAGCCTGTTGTCTGCCTTGAATATATTATCCTTCACGAATTAATTCACCTCATAGAAAGACACCATAACGACAATTTCCAGGCTTTAATGAAAAAATATATGCCCCAATGGGAATTTTATAAGGAAGAGTTGAATAGGTTGCCGGTCAGTCATGGGGATTGGGAGTATTGA
- a CDS encoding DUF262 domain-containing protein: protein MNINSSLITLKDIVEKDYFFNVPIYQRLYVWEEDQIKTLLEDIETAYDNNKELFYIGGVLVVENKSLEQGKFFDLIDGQQRFTTLWMIAIIFTGKLSPFIKRVEKDKNRHRITFDIREDVYKFFKDYINSNNSKPQYATPRILNALSLIEKYKSQFEMEQKGKSSEIATYIYEKVKLIFTDVPKQTDLNKMFEIINNRGVQLQHHEILKAQLLEKIASDERLKYSYLWDACSYMDNYVEKNIRDIAEIKIQDLFDNESSKNGIEKLGNPLNLLESINKIQNEDFSPMNLLEILNSSDIFESKDNNKTEDYEADEIRSIITFPMLLQHTLRIFLVQKQEKDIPKILENELLNIFSDHFLKLTRTQDEIKEFIELLWQVRYLFDKHIIKWVRLEDSETHLICKLEKYESGNNYYLRRIKPNSNKGEALLQSMLYHSQQITTHYWLSPYLKHLIDNNGQGSYDYLKQLDNYLFCSNEKETLAVRTRSFLEYPNRKTALNTKILEDPLGTAFPHYWFYKLEFVLWEKYAKGKNEKWKNFKMTAKNSVEHISPQTQKDVDKNIVSDIMLNRFGNLALVSRSINSEYSNLPFNEKRQRFINNNQYKLDSLKMDFIYSNEEWDDLLAKEHQDEMIKALNEYLGI, encoded by the coding sequence ATGAACATAAACTCTAGTCTCATAACCTTAAAAGATATTGTTGAAAAAGATTACTTCTTCAACGTACCAATTTACCAACGGTTATATGTTTGGGAAGAAGACCAGATAAAAACATTATTAGAAGATATAGAAACGGCTTATGATAATAACAAGGAACTGTTCTATATTGGTGGTGTTTTGGTAGTAGAAAATAAATCGCTTGAACAGGGTAAATTTTTTGATTTAATTGATGGTCAACAAAGATTTACTACCTTATGGATGATAGCAATCATATTTACAGGTAAACTAAGTCCATTTATTAAGAGAGTAGAAAAAGATAAAAACAGGCATCGTATTACATTTGATATTCGTGAAGATGTATATAAATTTTTTAAGGATTATATCAATAGCAATAACAGCAAACCACAATATGCGACACCACGTATATTAAATGCCTTATCGTTAATTGAAAAATACAAGTCTCAATTTGAAATGGAACAAAAAGGTAAATCATCTGAAATTGCTACCTATATTTATGAAAAAGTAAAACTAATTTTTACAGATGTTCCTAAGCAGACCGATTTAAACAAAATGTTTGAGATTATAAATAATAGAGGGGTCCAACTTCAACATCACGAAATATTAAAAGCTCAACTCCTTGAAAAAATAGCATCAGATGAAAGATTGAAATATAGCTATCTATGGGATGCCTGTTCATATATGGATAACTATGTTGAAAAAAACATCAGAGACATTGCTGAAATTAAAATCCAGGATTTATTTGATAATGAGAGTTCTAAAAACGGCATAGAAAAATTGGGAAACCCGTTAAATTTACTTGAATCTATTAATAAAATACAAAATGAAGATTTCAGCCCTATGAATCTTCTGGAAATTTTGAATTCATCTGATATTTTTGAAAGTAAAGATAACAATAAAACGGAAGATTATGAAGCAGATGAAATTAGAAGTATTATTACATTTCCGATGCTGTTACAGCATACACTACGTATTTTTTTAGTACAAAAACAGGAAAAGGATATTCCCAAAATATTAGAAAATGAATTATTAAATATTTTTTCAGACCATTTTCTTAAACTTACAAGAACCCAAGATGAAATTAAAGAATTCATAGAATTACTATGGCAGGTGCGATACTTATTTGACAAACACATTATAAAATGGGTTCGCTTGGAAGATAGTGAAACACATTTGATTTGTAAATTAGAAAAATACGAAAGCGGAAACAACTATTACCTGAGACGGATAAAACCCAATTCAAACAAAGGCGAAGCCTTACTTCAGAGTATGTTATATCACTCTCAACAAATTACCACACATTACTGGCTATCTCCATATCTAAAGCATCTGATAGACAATAATGGACAGGGAAGTTACGATTATTTGAAACAACTTGATAATTATTTGTTCTGTTCAAACGAAAAAGAAACATTAGCGGTCAGAACAAGAAGTTTTCTAGAATATCCAAATCGTAAAACTGCGTTGAATACTAAAATTTTGGAAGACCCATTAGGCACTGCTTTCCCACATTATTGGTTTTATAAATTGGAATTTGTTCTTTGGGAAAAATATGCAAAAGGAAAAAATGAGAAATGGAAAAATTTCAAAATGACAGCCAAAAATTCTGTTGAGCATATTTCTCCACAAACACAGAAAGATGTAGACAAGAATATAGTTTCAGATATTATGCTTAATAGATTTGGTAACTTAGCCTTAGTTTCAAGGAGCATTAACTCCGAGTATAGTAATTTGCCTTTTAATGAGAAAAGACAGCGTTTTATAAACAATAATCAATATAAATTAGATTCATTGAAGATGGATTTTATTTATTCCAATGAAGAATGGGATGATTTATTAGCTAAAGAACACCAGGATGAAATGATTAAAGCTTTAAATGAATATTTAGGAATATAG
- a CDS encoding type I restriction endonuclease subunit R, with the protein MSELGQKEKITQNRVVKLFQNKLKYRYLGNWEEKEDNSNIDTEILTQYLSDSGYSKTLINKALFDLDRIAGDRQGSLYDVNKAVYSLLRYGVKVKEEAGENTQTVHLINWKEPLKNDFAIAQEVTIKGIHDKRPDIVLYINGIAIGVLELKRSTVSVTEGIRQNLDNQKHLFIKHFFSTVQLVMAGQDVEGIRYGTIETPEKYYLKWKEVSKELNPNDTHLLEITRPIRNLASKTDNLLDKNIIELLNKERLIEILHNFIVFDLGTKKICRANQYFGVKASQENIRKQEGGIIWHTQGSGKSLTMVWLTKWLCEYNPNARVLIITDRDELDKQIEKVFKGVDEDIYRTKSGIDLIEKLNATTPNLLCSLIHKFGRKEEADYDGYMEELKNSLPRDFKAKGEITVFVDECHRTQTGKLHKAMKSILPNTLIIGFTGTPLLKKDKQTSMEVFGRYIHTYKFDEAVKDKVVLDLRYEARDIEQKITSFDKIDEWFDAKTNGLTDFAKTELKQKWGTIKKVFSSMGRLQKIVADIRLDMAKKERLKNGHGNAILVSGSIYNACRFYELFQQSGFKKCAIITSFAPSYADIKGEETGSEGHTEKLMQYEIYQKMLDNKTPEEFEDEAKKKFVDEPAQMKLLIVVDKLLTGFDAPSATYLYIDKNMKDHGLFQAICRVNRLDGDDKEYGYIIDYKDLFKKLEKSVEDYTTEAFGDYDKEDVEGLLTDRLKKGKERFDDTLETVRALCEPVEPPKSQTDYIRYFCGNTEIPQDIKDTEPRRVVLYKAVISLIRAYSNIAGEMSEAGYTQDETEKIKEEIKKYENIRKIIQLASGDYVDLKQFEPAMRHLIDNYIGAEESRILSSFDDLTLVELIVERGQDALDSLPKSIKKNKKAMAETIENNLRKVIIEESPTNPKYYEKMSELLNELIKLRNKDALAYKTYLEQIVELTKNIVKPNKAPDYPTSLNTKAKRALYDNLDKNEDLALELDEKIKTTKDDDWRGTQIKRKKVRIAVKKVLTKYKTPEELDEQKIENIFNIVAEQKEDY; encoded by the coding sequence ATGAGCGAACTCGGTCAAAAAGAAAAGATAACACAAAACAGAGTGGTAAAGCTGTTTCAGAATAAACTCAAATACCGCTATCTGGGCAATTGGGAAGAAAAAGAGGACAACAGCAACATTGATACGGAAATTCTCACACAATACCTTTCAGATAGCGGTTACAGCAAAACACTTATAAACAAAGCTCTTTTTGACCTTGACAGAATTGCAGGAGACCGGCAGGGAAGCCTTTACGATGTGAACAAGGCTGTGTATTCTCTTTTGCGCTACGGCGTTAAGGTAAAAGAAGAAGCAGGAGAAAATACTCAAACCGTCCACCTGATAAACTGGAAAGAACCCCTTAAAAATGATTTTGCCATTGCCCAGGAAGTAACAATAAAAGGCATTCACGACAAGCGCCCTGATATTGTTCTTTACATAAACGGCATTGCCATAGGAGTTCTGGAACTGAAACGCAGTACGGTTTCGGTAACAGAAGGAATCCGTCAGAACCTTGATAACCAGAAACATCTTTTTATCAAACACTTTTTCTCAACTGTTCAACTGGTAATGGCAGGCCAGGATGTTGAAGGTATCCGCTACGGAACCATAGAAACACCTGAAAAATATTACCTGAAATGGAAAGAAGTCAGCAAAGAACTCAACCCCAATGACACGCACCTGCTTGAAATTACCAGACCCATACGCAACCTTGCATCCAAAACCGATAACCTGCTTGATAAAAACATTATTGAACTGCTCAACAAAGAACGCCTTATTGAAATCCTCCACAATTTTATAGTTTTTGACCTGGGAACAAAAAAGATATGCCGTGCCAACCAGTATTTTGGTGTAAAAGCATCACAGGAAAACATCCGCAAACAGGAAGGCGGTATTATCTGGCATACACAGGGAAGCGGTAAAAGCCTTACAATGGTCTGGCTTACAAAATGGCTTTGTGAATATAACCCCAATGCACGGGTGCTGATAATAACTGACCGGGACGAACTGGACAAACAGATTGAAAAGGTTTTTAAAGGTGTTGATGAAGATATTTACCGCACAAAAAGCGGAATTGATTTAATTGAAAAACTTAACGCAACAACTCCAAACCTGCTCTGCTCCCTTATACATAAATTCGGCAGAAAAGAAGAAGCTGACTATGACGGGTACATGGAAGAACTGAAAAACAGCCTTCCCAGAGATTTTAAAGCCAAAGGCGAAATAACGGTTTTTGTTGATGAGTGCCACAGAACCCAGACCGGAAAACTGCACAAGGCAATGAAAAGCATCCTGCCCAATACCTTAATCATAGGTTTTACAGGAACTCCCCTGCTGAAAAAAGACAAGCAGACCAGTATGGAAGTATTTGGCAGATATATTCACACATATAAATTTGATGAAGCTGTTAAAGACAAGGTTGTACTGGATTTGCGGTATGAAGCAAGGGATATTGAGCAAAAGATAACATCCTTTGATAAAATTGATGAATGGTTTGATGCTAAAACAAACGGATTGACAGACTTTGCAAAAACCGAACTGAAACAAAAATGGGGAACAATAAAAAAGGTTTTCAGTTCAATGGGACGTTTGCAGAAAATTGTAGCTGATATTCGGCTGGATATGGCAAAGAAGGAACGCCTGAAAAACGGACACGGTAATGCCATACTGGTTTCAGGAAGCATATACAATGCCTGCCGTTTTTATGAACTTTTTCAGCAGTCAGGTTTTAAAAAATGCGCTATTATTACATCTTTCGCACCTTCATATGCTGATATAAAAGGCGAAGAAACAGGCAGTGAAGGCCATACTGAAAAACTGATGCAATACGAGATTTACCAGAAGATGCTTGACAATAAAACTCCTGAAGAATTTGAGGATGAAGCCAAAAAGAAATTTGTGGATGAACCCGCACAAATGAAACTGCTCATTGTTGTTGATAAACTGCTCACAGGGTTTGACGCTCCAAGCGCCACATATCTTTATATTGATAAAAATATGAAAGACCACGGCTTATTCCAGGCAATCTGCCGGGTTAACCGCCTTGATGGTGATGATAAAGAATATGGATATATTATTGACTACAAAGACCTTTTCAAAAAACTTGAGAAATCCGTTGAGGACTACACAACCGAAGCATTTGGAGATTATGATAAAGAGGATGTTGAAGGACTGCTGACCGACAGGCTGAAAAAAGGAAAAGAAAGATTTGACGATACACTGGAAACTGTCAGGGCATTATGTGAACCTGTTGAACCGCCAAAATCTCAAACTGATTACATACGTTATTTTTGCGGAAACACAGAAATACCACAGGATATAAAAGACACCGAACCCCGAAGGGTTGTATTGTATAAAGCTGTTATCTCCTTAATCCGGGCATACTCAAACATTGCAGGTGAAATGAGTGAAGCCGGATATACACAGGATGAAACTGAAAAAATTAAAGAAGAAATAAAAAAATATGAAAACATCCGCAAGATAATTCAGCTTGCAAGCGGGGATTATGTTGATTTAAAGCAGTTTGAACCTGCCATGCGTCATCTGATTGATAATTATATCGGTGCGGAAGAAAGCAGAATATTATCAAGTTTTGACGATTTAACCCTTGTGGAACTCATTGTTGAACGTGGTCAGGATGCTTTGGATTCACTGCCGAAAAGCATAAAGAAAAATAAAAAAGCAATGGCAGAAACCATTGAAAACAATCTCCGCAAGGTTATAATAGAAGAAAGCCCCACCAACCCCAAGTATTACGAAAAAATGAGCGAACTTCTCAATGAGCTGATAAAACTGAGAAACAAGGATGCACTGGCATATAAAACGTATCTGGAACAGATTGTTGAGCTTACAAAAAATATCGTAAAACCAAATAAAGCTCCTGACTATCCCACATCATTAAATACAAAGGCAAAGCGGGCATTGTATGACAATCTTGATAAGAACGAAGATTTAGCCCTTGAACTGGATGAAAAAATAAAAACAACAAAAGATGATGACTGGCGGGGAACTCAAATTAAAAGGAAGAAAGTCAGAATTGCTGTCAAAAAAGTTTTAACAAAATATAAAACACCGGAGGAATTAGACGAACAAAAGATTGAAAACATCTTCAATATAGTTGCGGAGCAAAAAGAAGATTACTAA
- a CDS encoding antirestriction protein ArdA: MATNTPKIYVACLSSYNSGILHGEWIDANQDEDDIQNEIQEMLKQSPVPDAEEWAIHDFEGFYEIRISEYEDIETVSKIAQNIEAHGEAYASYISDMDGDVEDDIEKFEEAYRGEYKNKKDFAYQLMHDCYTIPEFLESYIDYESYARDLFICDYSYACSEGRKIFVFMRI; the protein is encoded by the coding sequence ATGGCTACTAATACACCCAAAATATATGTTGCTTGTCTTTCTTCATACAATAGCGGTATCCTTCACGGTGAATGGATTGATGCTAATCAAGATGAAGATGATATTCAAAATGAGATACAAGAAATGCTCAAACAATCACCAGTGCCGGACGCAGAAGAGTGGGCTATCCACGATTTTGAAGGCTTCTATGAAATCAGAATATCAGAATATGAAGATATTGAAACAGTGTCAAAGATAGCTCAGAATATTGAGGCGCATGGAGAAGCTTATGCTTCATATATTTCAGATATGGATGGAGATGTGGAGGATGATATAGAAAAATTTGAAGAAGCATATCGAGGCGAGTATAAAAATAAAAAAGATTTTGCTTACCAGCTAATGCACGATTGCTATACCATTCCAGAATTTCTTGAGAGTTATATTGATTATGAAAGCTATGCAAGGGATTTGTTTATTTGTGATTATTCTTATGCCTGCTCAGAAGGTAGAAAGATTTTTGTGTTTATGAGAATTTAA